In Erigeron canadensis isolate Cc75 chromosome 7, C_canadensis_v1, whole genome shotgun sequence, one DNA window encodes the following:
- the LOC122607174 gene encoding uncharacterized protein LOC122607174 translates to MRKGNLFVEDDTNSFPVPLPVATKHGGPPAAAYNKRHNVEAPSTPGRPVFSFSINNNNGPSKKLVPCSSSSKWNDAEKWLVVSHEKNHHHHHHLINGFVKQSADFVSRKSTTSNHQITSPQQKVSTFQDHHHNLTASDSCFNVVKDKFTNELDQEPNLLMKVPADECLEPLSESFLFKEEAASRDIGTEMTPLGSSTTSRCPTPFKTMSPPRHNTPATRSGPMDMGAELLIQDSCHLAKLRLAETPFESSNWSTREEEEEDLSKSLRHFEMNYQCRKSISESGDLAWEQEEKTKCCLRYQREKANIQAWVDLQNAKAEAESRKLEVKVQKMRSKFEEKMMRKMADVHRKAEELRAAAQLEHTEQLHKAKEQANKTKRHLNVQYSGCSCSCFPCNINFHNSN, encoded by the exons ATGAGAAAGGGAAATTTATTTGTGGAGGATGATACCAACTCATTTCCAGTTCCACTCCCAGTAGCTACCAAACATGGCGGACCTCCTGCTGCTGCTTATAACAAGAGACATAATGTGGAAGCTCCATCTACACCGGGTCGACCCGTTTTCAGCTtcagcattaataataataatgggccGTCAAAGAAGTTGGTtccttgttcttcttcttctaaatGGAATGATGCTGAAAAATGGCTTGTTGTTTCTCATGAAaaaaaccatcatcatcatcatcatcttattAATGGTTTTGTAAAGCAGTCTGCAGATTTTGTTTCTAGAAAGTCTACTACTAGTAATCATCAGATAACATCACCACAGCAAAAAGTTTCGACCTTTCAAGACCATCATCATAACTTAACTGCCTCAGATTCCTGCTTTAATGTTgtaaaag ATAAATTTACAAATGAGTTAGATCAAGAGCCCAATTTGTTGATGAAAGTACCTGCAGATGAATGTTTGGAGCCATTGAGTGAAAGCTTCTTGTTCAAAGAGGAGGCTGCAAGCAGAGACATTGGGACAGAAATGACTCCGCTTGGAAGCTCCACCACTTCAAGATGCCCAACTCCCTTCAAAACCATGTCCCCCCCACGCCACAATACCCCTGCAACCAGATCCGGCCCAATGGACATGGGGGCAGAATTATTAATACAAGACTCCTGCCATTTAGCCAAGCTAAGGCTAGCAGAGACACCATTTGAATCTTCAAACTGGAGTACCAGGGAGGAGGAAGAAGAGGATTTATCCAAGAGCCTTAGACACTTTGAAATGAACTATCAATGTCGAAAAagtatttcagaatctggagaTCTTGCATGGGAACAAGAAGAAAAGACCAAGTGTTGTCTAAG GTACCAAAGGGAAAAAGCAAATATTCAAGCTTGGGTGGACCTCCAAAATGCTAAAGCAGAAGCTGAATCAAGAAAGCTTGAG GTGAAGGTTCAAAAGATGAGATCAAAATTTGAGGAGAAGATGATGAGAAAGATGGCGGATGTTCATAGAAAAGCCGAGGAATTAAGAGCAGCTGCACAGCTTGAGCACACGGAGCAATTGCACAAGGCCAAGGAACAAGCGAATAAGACCAAACGACACCTAAACGTGCAATATTCTGGCTGTTCTTGTAGTTGCTTTCCTTGTAACATTAATTTTCATAACTCAAATTAA